atttttcgattttaatattttaaatttcatttcatttagGTGACCACGTTTCATCCTACAAATGACGCATACATGTGTTCtgttatcgataataatatagtgatgtgGGATGTGGGTGAAAGTgaagtaaaaattgtatgtactgcAGTATTGGATGGTAAAGGTatgacattttagattttaaatgcagacaaaaatattgttaaaataaaagttgataTTTGTAAGTAATGTACTCATATTTATATCTGATTATTTACTGGGTATATAGACTCATAATTTCccacttttgaaaaaaaaaaagtaggtatatatttgaaaagtgattttttaataaattaatacactaATTGTATTTCATTTGTTAGGTCAACCAAGATTTACTACTGGAAAATGGAATCCACAAAGTGCCAACTTACAATTTGTAACTGCTGATGATTGTAATATAAAAGCTTGGGATTTAAGAACCCAGACAAAAATTGCATGGAGTCTAGATGGAGTTCATActcaaattattaggtataatcaatgtttgataaaataacttaatgaaTGTCCTAGCTAGTGCGTGCGATTTATACATTGATCGTGTTATTCTGCACACAATGCGTTGTCCGCTTGCGGTGAAATACAAGCTATTTTGTTTTTCTCCGCTTGCGTGAGAATCAGCTAGGACCGGTGTAAGAGGATGTGATGCTCCCATGCATTGTTTCGATCTTACgagtgcgtaacataccaaattgtacgctcagcagaacacatgtagctctgttagcttaaaaattagagtgaattgacctcatataaaatttaaaggtaagatttaTACCTAGGCATTATAaatgctttttattatattttaatgttaaagcgagttattagtattttaaaattgtaaattgtttgtacatattaaattacctactcataactcgctttaaaattaaaaattaataaaaagcatataaaattgctagataataatcttgcctttaaattttataaaaggtcaattcactctaatttttaaattaatggagCTCCACGTGTTCTGATGAgcatataatttgctatgttacgcacttgtaagacggagaaaacacatgcgggtatcacgttcTCTTAAGAATTatgatatttacaaataatacatgtaaagcgcaaattaataaaaataaaaaatttctttaCCATATATACAAGTTACATTACTTATGTTTGtactttttaatagtttaatattaaacaaaataaagattattttttagtaatagacaatagtaaaaatatattgtacatgttgtaaatatttagttattttctgATCTCAAATGTTTGAAAGTAATGTATTCTTAtggtaatatattgaaataatttcagagattttgattttaatccaAATCGTCAATACTATATGGCAACATGCGGTGATGATGGATATTCTAAGTTCTGGGATATACGTAATCCCAGACAACCTCTGATATCTCGTGCTGATCATTCTCATTGGATTTGGTCTCTTAGGTAATAAaacacaatcatattatattgaaattcacaacattaattaatatttactgaaaatatatttttcttgaaatgttaactattttttatactattttgtaattagatactatttctttttttatcattaaaatgccgttaaaatttaatttccgaGACTTTTTTCTGtatcagaatattttaattttatgaaatactaaatttattttataataacaatttatttataatgcatattaaactatattttttaggttttatgAAACCTAACTTTCATATAAaagaaatagtaaaaattacagtttattATACAGAATTTTGAGAAATTTTGAATACATTGATAAATTAGTAGtgtgaaagtaaaaaaaaacatggtatTTCAAGTTCaacttttaatttgaaaaccTAAATGcaactaaaattttttaaatttttgatgtagaagttgtttttaaaattaaatgaacagtctactttatttttgtgtttagcTTAAACAAccaccataatattttgttttgttatttgattGTTTTAGATATAACCCAGTACACGACGAATTAATTGGAACAGCTTCAAGTGACGGTCAAGTCCTTATTACATGTTTAACTGGAATTTCTTCATCAGCTGTGGAAAACGaagacataaaaacaaaatcttcCATTGAAGATAAAATAATAGCCACGTGTGATCAACACGAAGATTCTGTGTATTGTGTTGAATGGTCCTCTGCAGATTCATGGATATTAGCTTCTTTAAGTTATGATGGTCGCTTGTTGCTTAATAAAGTACCAAAAGATGAACAGCTTAGAATTCTATTGTGAACTTTGCTTTACTGTTTTCTTTATGCATCAATTGTATAGGAACATTATCCATTGTAAATaaacattcaattattattcagAGTTAAATTATGTCTATGAgttccaattaaaaatatattaaggtgtatacatatattacatatatagttatataaagtGCATTTTACACACGGTTATTTACTTTCTAGTTATCTAccttgattttaaattatacatttatatttattggctTCAAAAGGCTAagcatgttttatattttaatttttaccaaagtTCGTTTAAGATATTTATCTTGTTACTGAAAGTTTTagtgtacaattatttaccaCAACTTATAAGCAGTATTTGGAAAgttaacttgaaaatttaatttgtttaacgtttacattcacatttttttttaaaggaatatattattttattgacttacttaaaaaataaacacgttTATTTGGtcattcatttaaattattgtttaataaatctttaaatcaAATGTTGAGTGaggtatcatttttaaatagatgttttttgtgtatgtaataattaaatcttaCATAACtctatttagtaaaaaattagCTTAtcagttgtaaaaatattataaattaaaatatccaatataaattatataacaagtcTTAACATTGTTAGCAACcagttattttaagtaatttaaaacctGAATTATGTTAccgtttta
This portion of the Acyrthosiphon pisum isolate AL4f chromosome A1, pea_aphid_22Mar2018_4r6ur, whole genome shotgun sequence genome encodes:
- the LOC100159595 gene encoding EARP-interacting protein homolog translates to MSNNIMSNNPLIYGVEFQARSLCSLHAESDQDCFLIGTQSLITSNNQVHLVKLQEETNTLCPQIYEHSCGEIWSLASSPTDKCLITTCYASIERDCEKFTALWRLPENDGHLENVITFPTEKYGTDVKVTTFHPTNDAYMCSVIDNNIVMWDVGESEVKIVCTAVLDGKGQPRFTTGKWNPQSANLQFVTADDCNIKAWDLRTQTKIAWSLDGVHTQIIRDFDFNPNRQYYMATCGDDGYSKFWDIRNPRQPLISRADHSHWIWSLRYNPVHDELIGTASSDGQVLITCLTGISSSAVENEDIKTKSSIEDKIIATCDQHEDSVYCVEWSSADSWILASLSYDGRLLLNKVPKDEQLRILL